In Zygosaccharomyces rouxii strain CBS732 chromosome E complete sequence, the DNA window AGTAATGAAACTGTTGATGACATCTCCACCAAGTCGTTAAAACTGTTATCAATCGATTTCTATCTGGCGTTATTGTTCTCCAGAAAGCAGATGGTTCAATTAAATGATCCTCTGGCAAGacagaagatgaagttgaagTTCCTGGAGAAAACTGTTCAGCTGTTCATGCAATTTCTAACCACACTACAAGATTACGAAATTCTGGATCCATTTCTATCTAAAAAGATTGATTCGCTAGAGGATACATATAACCCATCATTACAGGAACTATATCAACAACCTGCCCACGGTGAAGATTTATCAGGAGCTCAAAAGAGAAGACAGCAGAAAATTGAGATGTTTCGCCAGAGTAAAACTATAAACGAAAAACTGGAGTTTATTGAGTCCAAATACAAATCCAATGAAATTagtagtgatgatgatgaacaaatgAGAAAACTCTATATTAAAAGACTACAGAGCCATAGTTATCAGGCTTTCAATGAGATGGAACAGATTCTATATGAACTGGAATTATTgagaaatttcaccaaatcAGGAGGAGATCCCACAGCTCAACAGCTGGAGCCACCTTCGGAAAGGAATTCAGATAGCGGTAAAGATTCCTCTGGTTATACTGAGAAATTGGAACTGCTGAATAAACCACTCCTCTCAAAACAAGGTAAAGTGTTGAGAAATTTTACCCTCGTAGATAAAAGGACACAACTCCAAAATAAGGTGCGCGGTTATGGTCAATATGGACCAACAATGTCTGTGGAAGAACTCCTACAGAaggaatttgaagaaaatagaGTTCTTCaaggtggtgaagaagctaccaatgaaaatgttaatgaagatgactTGAATTGGCAGGACCAGGAAACCTATAAAGCTCGCCAATGGGATGAATTTAAGGAAAGTGTAGCAAGAGGTAGCGGGAACACTATGAACAGAGGTTGAGGGAAAGAAGACGTAATtttgtatatatatatattatttATGGtttaaaaattattttAAAGCCTTCGGAGTTCAGCTTTTAGTTCACCTAGTGTTACAATATTACAACCATTGAGCAACCACTGATCTTGTTCATCGTCAAACGTTGATAACGTATTGATTATCAACAGAAAACATTTTCTCTTTGTCTCAGGATCATAACCTGCTTTTTGAACATATTCATAGAGTGCCTCCACTGCTGATCTTTCATGCTTATTAACTACACGGAAACTGTAgagttttttcaaattagtCCAATTATTCTCTCTACTATGTGATAATATGATCTTGTCTATTATTTGGTAATCGTCTGGTGGTAAATATAGTGGACCCTTATCATTAGAATGACACAGTTTTAATAACGTAGCAAAAAATGGCCCACTTTGTTGTGTACTCTCCAAAATTGATCTATAGTAGTTGGTTTTCACTTCTCGTGATAAAACAGGGCTCAATCTTAATACATCGAGAGCTTCGGCAAACATATCGAAATAGAAAagtaaatccaaatattgaaCTATTTGAGCCTGTTTGAAATCATGAGGTTCATCAATGCTAATATCTTTCATAGAATATTCGATAGATcttttgatagatttgaGAGCATATTCATAATTGCCAATATCTGCGAAAAGTAGAGACAATTCGTATTCGAAACTTGAATGCTTGTAAGGAACCGTgaatgaaaagatcaaaggTGCCCAGATGCTACTCGAATCGTTGTCTTGAAGTTCTTTCAAACAATCAGGTAAGGAATCTGCAATTGTATCAGGATAATCATGCAAATGGAAATAATCAAATGCTTGACCATATTGCTCACAGGAAAACAAGATTGTCGCTATGAGAAATTCTTGTACTTTATTACCACGAACATGGAATGGCCAACCTACGTTTTGTAACAAAAATTTAGGAGAGAGCAAATTTTGCTTGTTAGAAACACCAGATTCTAAAATGAAGGATTTGTAGAAACCCAAGAAATAGGGACTCATCGATATGGGGCTTTCATAAAATTCAGATAGTgcatatttcaaataattaTGCAATTCGGTGTAGGACAGCAGATTTATACCACACCCGTGATCTGTAGTTCTAGTTAACAATTCCTTTGCCAATAATGACTTATCAATGTTGAACAATTCCAAGAAAAGAGATTGTTTAAAATGGTAGTCCAATAGAGATGTAATctgtttttcaaaagcCGTAAAATCGAAATCTAGGAAGGCAAAAGTTAACAGTATCTGCAAAACAAAGTGACGCTGAATGGTGACTTGTTGACGCAGGCCTTCCAATGTGACCACAGTTGCTAAACTATCCATAGTTATCGAATCCACGAATTCACTGGGGTTAACCACCGAGGGTTCCAAattgttttcaataaattcaTTCAGTGTAGGGATGATATCAAATGAGCTCAACTCATTGAATAAAAGCtttaaattggaaagttcGAATTTGTTTTCAAGGCAAGTTTTGAATATATCggtaaatttttcattgggTGATAAATTCCCAGCAACAGCACCACTTACAATTCCAATGAACCTTTCAGAAACATCCTTGAGCACATCCTTAGATATCGTGGAGGAGAACCCATGTAGTGTTTTCAAATATCTAGTTAATTCGTCATCATTTAATTCACTGTGGATGTTATAATAAATATTTTCCAGGGGTGTATTGGTCTTGTAAACTGAATGGTTGTATTTTTGCAAACTGTTAACCAAAATTATCTCATCCCTATAGATTGTCAGAGAAGATACTTCATCAGACTTGCTCTTTAGGTCTTTCAAAACAGTCTCTAAATTGGCCAAATAGTCCATTAATTCTGATTCACCAGGGAGCATTATAATGTTATTTTCATTCAAGATTTTCTGAgctctttcaaaaagaCGTGATTCATAGCgagatttcaaattaaaaAGGCCTTTTTCAGCATCGCTATTGACATTCAAGTCTTGTTCCGATTCAATATCGCTTAGAGATCTATTCGTCGCTTCTATCCATTCATGGGCTTGTAAGTCCTGGTCTAAAATGTTCAAGATCTGTAATTTGCTTACCGTACCACTTTTCCACAATACAACTAGATTAGCGTAACTGTAGGTCAAATTGAGGTCGAGAGGCTTGAGGAGTGTCATATCGACCAGAGACCATATAGAGGAGGAGGAAAGATTGGCGGCAAAGACCCCCTTACTAGTAAAATTAATTCTTCCTCTGCCACCAGGAGTCAAAGTTCCTATTTCAAAGATACCATTCCCAAAGGGAAGATACACCATCAGATAGTTACTGAATAACGACATAAAACGACCAGGGTTTTCATAGGAACTTATATCtacattttcaaaatggtgCTCTTTAGAAAAGTCATAATCTTGTACCAAGCTGAAAGTCGTAATATCCCATATTCTCAAATGACAATGTTGAGTCAAAATGACTAGGTATCTTTGTTCATACAAAATACAGCTGACTGCCTTTTCAGATCTATGAGAATTCCTGCCAGAAAACAAACTAGTAATACTTTGCAAATAAGAATTATCATTGAATAAAATGGGTTCCACGTCAGTATCGTTCAATTGTTTCAATCCGAGCAGTCCACCATCATCCAAAAATGCCACTAAAAATTGGGGTGATACAGAGAACAACAAGTGTGGAACTCTGACGGTGAAATCATAAGGATTGAAAGCCTTAAACCAGTCGTGATCGAGACGTTCGTTTGGAGAAAAGATGTATTTCAACGGCAGCTCAATTAAAAGGTAAATACCGTTTTGCAATATCGTATTAATTAACAGACATCCATTGAATTCTTGAATCGTTAACGTATGGTGTTGATTCATCGTAGGCTCAGGTAAAAATAAATTGATAGTCTTGTTAAAAAGGTTTTTTTCCACAGGATATAGTGTTATAACGGTGTTAGCCATGGACAGATGGTAAGAGATATGATTGCTATTGGAAAGTTCCACAGTAGAGGCGAAACTGCTTctaatatcatcatctgaATTTTTAACACCGTGACTTATACCATTTTCTGAGTTTCCAAGGTATAAATTGATaacattttcatcaactgCACTGTCCTTCAATTGAAGTAGATCTGCATCAACTTTAGATAGTAATAGCATGCTAATTCTACTGGATACAATCCAGATAACTTAGTTAACAGCCAGGTGACCTGTGAATTCTCGACAAAGTCAATTTATCTTATATACTCGTAGTGTTTTTAAAGGTTAGGTAGAACCTGATCATCGTCAACTCTaactattttttttcaagatcTTTAGGGTTTAAGGTAGCCCTAACATCCTTATACTTTACTCACTACGGACGAACAGATGTAATAAGCTATCGTCTACAAGGATGAATGATGATATGTACTGCTATTAaactactactactataTTACACGCCATTACTACCGTTGTATTCTTATTATCGTTAATCTAATtgcattattatttttatttttatttttcattattgttattcATAATTAATTTTCTCCCAATTCCTGAATTTCgtttaatttcattcttCCGCTATTATCCGCCGAAATTATGACCTTATGGTTATCGATTTCCGTATCTTGCAAGACAATTGGGTTTCTATCCATTGGTCTTAGACCCGAATCCATAAGTGATTGTGtattttcatccaattccaCTTCATCATTGACGTGATTGTACCTTTTAATtacagaattgaaatccttgatatttctcaattcaaTATAACCATCATCGTATGCCAATGCAACGTAATCTTTTggagaattgaaaattacACTTGTTGGTTGTGATCTTAGGGACTGTTTCAAAATAATTTTCTTCTGATCAAATGAATATATCAGCAACAATTCCTGAATCAATATTAACAATTTAGAactttttttattcaaatataACATCGCATCTGAATCAGATGCAATATTTTTCGAAAGATGTTTCCTAATATCAATTTTCTGCAGTTGTTTACCTTGGAAGCTGTATATGACCAGCTCATCAGGGTTCCTGTTGAGAACGATTAGACTTTTTTCAGTCATGCCAAATTTAGCATCCCAAACCTTCTTGTTTGTGTTAAAGTAATAACTCTTACCTATGGAGATCTTCGAAGAATCAGgtgatattgaaatttctttcaaatatatTCTTCCCTTTAGCGCCAATAACAGCCAGctgtttttgaaatccCATGCATTTACCTGATTAAATTGcaaattttcaccaaataatTTTAGAGCAGCAATCGGGTGATCTTCCACTGTTGTCTTCCGCAATTTGATACCTTCATTATCTAATgttaagaatttttcattgtCCACCCAAAAGATGTCTAATAATTCGGATGATAAACCTTCATACTTATGGTATTGATCATTTTCCCAATCCAAAGATTTGTTAACAAACCTTTGGCTCAACTCACCTGATTTCGAATATGCTATTACTTTATTACCGTGAACTTTTAATCTAACAATTGCAGAGCGATCAGTGCTTCCCTGTACTAAACTAACTCTTTCCTCCTGCGGCTGTTCCTCCTTAGCATCTAAAGGCTGAACTTTTTCGGATGTGAATAAAGACGAAGAACGATGACGTTTGGTGAAGTCCGAGGACTCCTCTGCTTCCTGTTGTTCATTTTCTGACCCAACTACAACAGTACCGGCGTCCGatctttcatcaatttcagcGCCTCCTAAATCTTCATGTTGTGTCACCTCCTGTAGCGAATCCACTTGATGCAAATCTATTCTTTGGTGTTCTGCATTATCGTTATCGACTAGAGGCTGAGATTGATTATCTCTACTCTGATTAAACCccattttttccaattcatgAACAGGATCCTTCTTCTCATTTAAAGTTTCCATTTGAGAGCCTAGATTAGGACTTTTAAAAAGGTATATGATTTCCTTGACATTTTCCTGCACGGCAGCCTTTGATTTGATCAGTGGTGAGGTATCGCTTTTATCGAGTGTTCTTAGTATTTCTGGTTCGGgatttggatccaatttcatcaacctATACCTCAAATCTTTATTTTCACCTTCTAAGTGGGCAATACGTGCCTTCATTTCtgatctttccaattcccAAGAAATTCTGTCACGTTCGTTCTTGGTAAATTCCGTTTGCAAATAATGCATTATGCCAGGTAATGTATAGGTTGGATGCATGGGAAATTGGCTATTCATGGTGAAGGGATCAAGGGAATTAGGATCACTCCTTTGTCTTGTTTTACCTTTTAAGATTGTGGTTTTAACCTTGTTTACTTCTCCTTATACTCGCTTAGAGCTACATGTAAGCCTGACGCATAAATCACGTGGTGAAATACGATGAATAAAAGTGGCCAATATCAATCATATTTCTACACAATGATCAGTTGAATGATGAGTGTAAACTGACCATGGTCGCTTAGTGTTTCTATACAATCATTAATACGAGCTAAGcgtattttttttcttttaacaGCTGATACACGCGCATGTgtatacatatatatataagtATAATATGTTATAGTTTGTAAAAACCCCGAGAAATCTGCTtagatcttttcttcagaGACACCGTGTTTCCAGATGGCAACGAATGGAGTGACACCGTCTTCACGGTAGTTCAACATAACAACCATAGCATCTGGGTCCATAGATTCACCggtgaaaaattcccaGTCGTTGAAAGAACCCAAGATCTTCTTGACATAAGCTTGAGCACCCTTTTCAAAGACAGGGATGGCGTCTGGGTTGGTTTCTTGCAATTTAGCCTTGACAGCCTTCATGTAACCCTTGATGTAAGAAACGAAGGATTTTTTGTCGAAACCAGTTTGTTGCAAACGGAAAGAGTGGACAACGTTGTTAACAACTTCAGCACTGTCTTCAACACCTTCCTCACCACCTTCAGATGATGGGTTAGCACCGATATCGATGTTTTCACCACCGACCTTCACCATGGAACAGTCAGCTTCGTAAACAGCACCTTCGACTTCGCTGACGTCGTAAGCATCAGACAACAATTCGTCACCAGAGAAAATGTCCTTGTAGATAATCATTATAGCAGGTTAATTAGAAAAATGTAGGCGATGATTTCTTATCTGTGAATTAAGAAATACGAATTGGTATaagagatgagatgagttCTTCTGCTTTAaaagtgaaatttttcacctttgATGTCtcgaaaaattttttttttttttttttttttaaaacaCTTCGTAACAGATGACTGAAAAATCCAGCGATGAGATAAGCCCGTGAATAGACGGCTATAAGAATAAGCATCATTTATAATTACCATCACTGTAAATGGACCAGACGCTCGATGCAATCTCTTGAGGCGTTGATCTGCGGTTACTAGTTGCCATCAGATTCATCAGTGCCGTTTGAGCTGTATCATCTAGTCCCTTGATCATGTCAGTACCGTTGACTAATCCCGGCGCAATAGTATTCACACGGATTCCCCAATTAGAGACTTCTTGTGACAGCACTTTTGAGTAATGAGAAATTGCTGCCTTTGATGCACTGTAGATGGACGTACCTTTTACTGCTAGCTCTGTTTCACCAAGAACTGATGAGATGTTTACTATCTGTAAAGGTAGAGCGCCCGAATGACTACGTTGACGAATCATAGATCTTGTTGCCAAATCACACATGGAGACTGTACTCAAAAAATTAATATTCATTATCCGTTGCATCTCCTCAGTTGAAGTTCTTAGACTTATTGAGCTTTGAGTAGTACCAGCACAATTTACCACTAGACTTAGACAATAGCGTTGATGAGGTGAGTTCCACGAATTGAAACCCATCAATGGGAACATAGATTCTAACCTTTGTGGATAATATTCAATCCCAAAATGACTCTTCTGTGCGACCCATTGTGGCCACTGTGATAAATCTATCGCTAGGGATCTATGCCTTTGGTTTTCTTTTACGCTTTGAAGATGGTCCCCCAATTTAATCCCTGCAATGGATTCCCTTGACGACCCAATACATATACAGGAAATACCTTGACTTGAAAGTTTTTGCACAATTGCCTTACCAATACCCCTGGTGGCACCAGTAACAATGGCAACGGGTTCTAAATGAACCATCCTTTGTCCACTTATGAAGTTCTCattgaatcaaaaaaaataaaagacGTAAATGACAAAGAAAAGTCAAATTACACAACACATTTACATCTTATAGATAATTGACGTATACACATATGCAAGGACTTTGCTCGAGGAACAAAGAGCAGACAAATCATCTTTCACAAATAGGACCagaagaaataataataataatagtactaagaaaaaaaaaaggacAAAAATTTGTCGAGTGAACGcttcaaattcaatctAACTTAAAATTAGTAAAAGCCTCTTGAAGCCTGAGAAGTGTAGTCGTAACCAGTGTAACCATATGGCAAGCCTTGCTGAGCGGCGGCAGCGGCGGCGgcggcagcagcagcttgttgctgttgttggAATTGATAGTACTGTTGGAATTGCAACTGTTGTGGGTTCAAAGGTTGTTGACCGTTTTGCAGTTGATTCTGTTGAGTTGGTTGAGATTGTTGTTGAACATCTTCACCCTGTTGGGATGGTGAGTGACCGGGACTTTGTTGACCTTGTTGAACATTTCTACCTTGGGTTTGTCTCTGTGGTTGGTAGTAGTTGTAACCAGCCTTTGGCACTTGGTATGGATATTGACCAGCCATGCCGTATTGAGGTTGAGCATAAGGGAAGGATTGTTGGTAGAAATGAGCATAGTAAGGTAAGAAAGAACCACCATatggttgttgttgttgtggttgaGCGTGACCAGCAACAGGTGAAGCCGTAGCAGTACTTGCGGTTGTCATGTCAGCGGCAGGTGCAGCTGCATAACCTTGTGGAATACTGTATTGACTTGCAGTACCAGTGCCAAAACCTGCTTGAGCAGATGGTTGTGATGGTTGTTGATAAGCTTGTTGCTGACCGTAGGCGTAACTTGGAGAATCAAACATACCTGGATAAGTGTATCCAGggaattgattttgataCATGTAGTACTGTTGTTGAGCAGCAGTGGCAGCAGCGGCAGCATTTGCATTTGCACTTGCATTTGCGTTTGCGTTTGGTTGACCAACTGCAGCCTGTTGACCAGACAATTGCTGTGGAGCATGTTGAGGGGTCTGGCTTTGAGCGtactgctgttgttgagcAAAGtactgctgctgttgttgctgctgttgctgctgttgttgctggTAGTAAGcctcttgttgttgttgttgctgtggTTTACCGGCTTCAACACCAACAGTtggctgttgttgttgttgctttACTTTAGAACCATCGTTGACTTCAGTAGCAACTGCCTGAGCAGTTTGAGAAGGTTCTTGTGGTTCAGAAGTGGCTGCCacttcttgttcatcaATTTGTACTTGGTTACTAGTAATTTCTCTGGTGtccttttgttcttctggTCTGTTGTGTTGTGCAGTGTCCTCTTGATTTGTACCCTGAGATTGGAATTCAATTGGACTCTGGTCTTGTTGTTGtgtttgttgttgttcttgttgttgtgcTTGTAgttgttcctgttgttgttgttgttgttctgATAATTTAGAGGCAGTATCTTCATGTTGAGCATCGGCCTTCTTGCCCTGGTTGTTAGTTGCCTTATCATTTGTCTCTGAAACGGGTTCCCTCTGTGCCTGGCCCGCGGCGGGAGTCTCAGTTTCCTTTGCAACTTCATTGATCTCTTTCTTGAGACCACCCACATTGTTTAGTGATGATTGCTTCTTTTGAACTACCTTTGGTTTTGGTGCTGCTATGGCAGCCCAAGACATCTTTTTAGGTTTTTCATTATGTGCTGCATTGCCTGTCGAAGCAGTAGCTGTTGCATGAGTAGAACTTTGTGCCGTGCTAGTagctgaagctgaagcCTCTACGCCATCAGTCTTAGTCTCAGATGCCTGTACCGTTGTCGCTGATGGTTCTTCTGGCGAACTCTCTGGTCGTTGCTGTTGCTgatcttcctcttcctcttcttcttgttgatGCTTTTTAGAATCGGAAGATGCCACTGCCGCCCAGGAACCACCGCCCGATGCAGGCTTCCCGCGAGAAATCGCTGCCCTTGCATTATCGGATGGCAACGATGGTTTACcgttttgttgttgttgttgttgctgttgttgctttTTACTCTTTGCAttactaccaccactacTACTGTGAGTACCATTATTATCCCTGGAATACCTAGAACCCGAACCTTGTCCTGCCTTTGTATGATGATGTGAGCTGCTACCACCATGGTGTCCATCCAGGTCTTGTGCATGATaatgttgttgttgtagttgGTGTTGCTGCTGTTCCTTTTGcagctgctgttgttgctctAGTCGTTTTTCTAGTCTTTCCTTTTTAGATGGTTTCTTTACTTCGTCCCACCTAGTCACAGCACCAGATGTAATCTTATCAATTATTgtttccaaatcatcataTTCATGAACCAAATCAATTAGATCGTCATTGGTCCAGTCAGGAAACAGTTCTGTTAGAGTCTCtaatttgaatttgatttctGGATTTACCCTCGAGTTCTTTCCGTTATGACTATTTGATTTCCTAGATTGCGCCGACATCTTGTCTGTATGTGTGTATGTGTGTATATTATGTGcaaattaaaattggaaacAAAGGGGATGAATAACTTATATGACAAACCTCTTTAATTCTAATTACCAATTCtaaaatgaaaatgttATTGGGTGAAAGTTGTAAATGATCTTAAAAGAGAAATCTGATCGATCCTAATATGTGCAAGCTTCTCCTAAAGATTCTGTACTTAACCCAGAAActtaaaaaaaatattataATGGTAGAAtctaattcaattcaattgtaGCAGGTGTAAAAGACgaaaagttcaaatatCAAGTGCCTCAATGGATTTATacttgttcttttctttttctttttttttcctcttctttctgTTTCTCTGTCAATGATCTATATTGAAcgaaatgaagaaaaaaagtgATTGAGTAACACAACCTTTAAACTTTCCTGGATCAGCTCAGTTCTCTTTGccttttctttctattATTTTAATGCAATCTAACCTTTGTTTAAACAAAGTGTGGCAAACCGAACTAAGTaaacttttaaaaattcGTCAAATTGTTAGTTCTTTCACTTGAGGTGgcataatttttttttttccttctcaaGTGGAATTCGACCATGTAagagaaaaggaaaaaaaaaaaaaaaaaaaaagcgaTCCGGGTAAACATTACCCGGTTCTATACTCGAGTGTCGCTACGTACGAATGCGACCAGACTACCCATGTGAGACAGCTATATGGAAAAGCTGGGCGGTAAAAAGTGATTATAACAGAGCCTCCTCGACCACTGTAATCCATTACATGCTCTACTGATTAAATCTATACAAACAAACACACACACCCACCCACACATATATACAGGACAATATATTACGACATGAATTCTTGACAAGTACTAATCCTCATCCTTAATGGCACCTCCTTCCTCGAAGGGCGCTTCCTTACGAGCCTCATCGAGGGCAGGCTTTATGCCCTGCTTAATGAGATGGGCATCAACACAGGCTGTATAGCTGTACCACTGTTCAGAACATTCGTTTTCAACGGATTTACCCTTGAGGAATTTCTCACTATACCATTCGTTAAAGCAGTCGTcgtattttttctttaattcagTGCATTCAGGTGCAAAACTAGCCGACATTACGTTACCCATTCTATTTAAAAAGCACGACTTACTTAGGCTCACTCGGTCTGGCTTCGCTTTACGATCATTGCCGGTTTTCTTGCAATGGtagaaaagaagaggatcAACATACTGTCTTGAGCCGGGTAAATCCCGTGGGAAACAAAATAAACCAGGATCACATGACTTTGATATCCGGTACTGGGTCCCGTTGTTTCACGATGACAGGGATGAAACACGATAGCCTCGCAACTTGCCGCTGAGCTCCAGCGAGTACATCTACTCTGGAGCTGCACCCTCAAATGCTCGTATGGTACCAACCTCAACTGTATTTTGCTATTGTGTTACCCCATTGTGGCACCATTGTTTCACTACTGCAATGAAACAGTAACTCCGCCCTTCTCAGGCTCAGCGGCAAGACTTCGGCCTTCACACTGCCTTACACCAAGAACTTTCGATCGCTACTCGCTGCGAGTATGTGTTGCACCCCACGGTCTCTGTATACCCCGCAGACCCCAATTCGGCGGCTCGCTCAGATCTCTCCTCGACTCCCTACTCTCCCTTATTCATGTGACAGAATTCCCCGACCCCATCCCCATCTCCATCCCCTTTCGTCCCAGCTGACAAATCCCTTTCGGACATTACCCAATCGACattcgaaaaaaaaaatgcgCGATGCCGTATATCATCATCCCCTCATATGCACAACAgcagaaaaaaagaaagggCCAGCCGCTAAAAGCCGTACTTCCTTTCTTCTCCGTTACCTCCCTATGTGCCCAAAGGTAAACAGACGAAACTTGCCTGATACTTATTAATGCGAATAGCTCATCACAGGGGTTTAAGAGGGATAAAAGCCATACCTCGGGTACACACACTTACATGGTACATGAAATACATGACATAGAAAAGGCAAAACGGTAAAAATCACCAGTCTCTCTCCGTTATTGCCGCTACTACCTGCCGCTAGTCTCGCTGTTTTAAGCCTATACATAGAAGCAAGATATATCACCGACTTGTCCGTGAACAATCACATTTTGTAAACAAGCGCTTACTAGCTTACTACCGACAATCCTCTACACCCTCTCGTTTAGTATAAAACTCTCCCGCGtaaaactgaaaaaaaaaaagacgCTACCACGGCAATTTCTGAGAACGCCAAGAAAATAATCTCGGGCCTTGCGCTATTCGATGACAGTTACATATAAAAGAACAAGGCCAGGAACCCATCGCTAGGCATTACATAGAAACGGAGAAAATTAATAGAGAACTAAGGAATAACAAGCAGTATGACAACCATAACGCATAGAGGACTGGAAATTAGGACAGATGAGATGGAAGTACCAGAGGCAACAGCGCCTCTAGACGTGCTACACAACTATTACTGGGTTTCTACCAAGGAGCCACATGCGATAAGGAGAAAAGCCATTTTAAAGGCACATCCCGAAGTCAAAAAATTAATGGGACATGAACCATTAACCAAATATCTTGCTACAATTGTAGTGTTAACACAACTAGGTATCGCTTACTATTTGCGTAGTGGTCACAGTTGGTTGAAGACGGTTTTTTTAGCATACGTGATTGGAGCAACTTTGACGAATAACATGTATTTGGCAGTTCATGAAATTACGCATAATTTAGCATTCAAAAAGCCATTGTACAACAAAATGTTTGCAATTTTCGTCAATACCCCGGTGCCGCTTCCCTACGCGGCAGATTTCGGCCCCTACCACCAACTACACCACAAATTTCTAGGCGATGAGCTTTACGATACAGATATACCCACAGAGTTTGAAGcgaaatttttgaaggGCCGCGTGgggaaattttttttcgtcTTATTCCAAGCACTATTCTTTGCCTTAAGACCAATGTTTGTGGTCGCCATCTCTTTGACTAACTTCCACATTGCAAATATCACTTATCAGATTGTGGTTGACATCCTTTGGATTCGTTATTTCGGAATTCAGTCATTCCTTTATCTTG includes these proteins:
- the TAP42 gene encoding Tap42p (similar to uniprot|Q04372 Saccharomyces cerevisiae YMR028W TAP42 Protein that physically associates with the protein phosphatase 2A and the SIT4 protein phosphatase catalytic subunits) encodes the protein MSLSQEYESLLRTYRDKIEHSSLRQDTTEYQSLVTKTIEKLLSLKNSIYGDLALFSSNETVDDISTKSLKLLSIDFYLALLFSRKQMVQLNDPLARQKMKLKFLEKTVQLFMQFLTTLQDYEILDPFLSKKIDSLEDTYNPSLQELYQQPAHGEDLSGAQKRRQQKIEMFRQSKTINEKLEFIESKYKSNEISSDDDEQMRKLYIKRLQSHSYQAFNEMEQILYELELLRNFTKSGGDPTAQQLEPPSERNSDSGKDSSGYTEKLELLNKPLLSKQGKVLRNFTLVDKRTQLQNKVRGYGQYGPTMSVEELLQKEFEENRVLQGGEEATNENVNEDDLNWQDQETYKARQWDEFKESVARGSGNTMNRG
- the NUP120 gene encoding Nup120p (similar to uniprot|P35729 Saccharomyces cerevisiae YKL057C NUP120 Subunit of the Nup84p subcomplex of the nuclear pore complex (NPC) required for even distribution of NPCs around the nuclear envelope involved in establishment of a normal nucleocytoplasmic concentration gradient of the GTPase Gsp1p); amino-acid sequence: MLLLSKVDADLLQLKDSAVDENVINLYLGNSENGISHGVKNSDDDIRSSFASTVELSNSNHISYHLSMANTVITLYPVEKNLFNKTINLFLPEPTMNQHHTLTIQEFNGCLLINTILQNGIYLLIELPLKYIFSPNERLDHDWFKAFNPYDFTVRVPHLLFSVSPQFLVAFLDDGGLLGLKQLNDTDVEPILFNDNSYLQSITSLFSGRNSHRSEKAVSCILYEQRYLVILTQHCHLRIWDITTFSLVQDYDFSKEHHFENVDISSYENPGRFMSLFSNYLMVYLPFGNGIFEIGTLTPGGRGRINFTSKGVFAANLSSSSIWSLVDMTLLKPLDLNLTYSYANLVVLWKSGTVSKLQILNILDQDLQAHEWIEATNRSLSDIESEQDLNVNSDAEKGLFNLKSRYESRLFERAQKILNENNIIMLPGESELMDYLANLETVLKDLKSKSDEVSSLTIYRDEIILVNSLQKYNHSVYKTNTPLENIYYNIHSELNDDELTRYLKTLHGFSSTISKDVLKDVSERFIGIVSGAVAGNLSPNEKFTDIFKTCLENKFELSNLKLLFNELSSFDIIPTLNEFIENNLEPSVVNPSEFVDSITMDSLATVVTLEGLRQQVTIQRHFVLQILLTFAFLDFDFTAFEKQITSLLDYHFKQSLFLELFNIDKSLLAKELLTRTTDHGCGINLLSYTELHNYLKYALSEFYESPISMSPYFLGFYKSFILESGVSNKQNLLSPKFLLQNVGWPFHVRGNKVQEFLIATILFSCEQYGQAFDYFHLHDYPDTIADSLPDCLKELQDNDSSSIWAPLIFSFTVPYKHSSFEYELSLLFADIGNYEYALKSIKRSIEYSMKDISIDEPHDFKQAQIVQYLDLLFYFDMFAEALDVLRLSPVLSREVKTNYYRSILESTQQSGPFFATLLKLCHSNDKGPLYLPPDDYQIIDKIILSHSRENNWTNLKKLYSFRVVNKHERSAVEALYEYVQKAGYDPETKRKCFLLIINTLSTFDDEQDQWLLNGCNIVTLGELKAELRRL